In Zingiber officinale cultivar Zhangliang chromosome 3B, Zo_v1.1, whole genome shotgun sequence, a single window of DNA contains:
- the LOC122055735 gene encoding probable arabinosyltransferase ARAD1 isoform X1 produces the protein MAEKKLLASIAFVVVVLFSFSVLFSSDLRSPLSSFASSFSSPRCAGGWERTPPLNVYMYDLPPRFHIEMLGGGAGDRGGGFPRWPRTSGLKRQHSVEYWMMASLVPGGSAGGRAEAVRVSDGEAADVFFVPFFSSLSFNTHGHNMTDPDTEIDRQLQIDLLDILKKSKYWERSGGRDHVIPMHHPNAFRFLRDQVNASILVVADFGRYPRNLSSLSKDVVAPYVHVVDSFLDDDLPDPFESRPTLLFFRGRTVRKDEGIVRSKLKKILKGYDDVHYENSMASGEGIKASSKGMRSSKFCLHPAGDTPSSCRLFDAIVSHCVPVIVSDRIELPFEDEIDYSEFSLFFSVEEALRPGYMVNQLRNIQKDKWMDMWKKLKSITRHYEFQYPTKSEDAVNMIWRQVRYKLPAANLAVHRSRRLKIPDWWNQRRR, from the exons ATGGCGGAGAAGAAGCTTCTCGCCTCCATCgccttcgtcgtcgtcgtcctatTCTCATTCTCCGTCCTCTTCTCCAGCGATCTCCGATCCCCCTTATCCTCCTTCGCCTCGTCCTTCTCTTCCCCCCGCTGCGCCGGCGGCTGGGAACGGACTCCGCCGCTCAATGTCTACATGTACGACCTCCCGCCTCGATTCCACATCGAGATGCTCGGGGGTGGAGCCGGAGATAGGGGCGGAGGGTTCCCGCGGTGGCCGCGCACGTCGGGGCTCAAGAGGCAGCACAGCGTGGAGTACTGGATGATGGCGTCGCTTGTGCCCGGCGGGAGCGCGGGCGGGCGCGCCGAGGCGGTTAGGGTTTCTGATGGGGAGGCTGCGGATGTGTTCTTTGTGCCCTTCTTCTCGTCGCTTAGTTTCAACACTCATGGGCATAATATGACCGATCCGGACACGGAAATTGATCGACAACTACAG ATTGACCTCCTAGATATTTTAAAGAAATCCAAATACTGGGAACGCTCAGGGGGTCGTGACCATGTAATTCCTATGCATCATCCAAATGCTTTCAGATTTTTGCGGGATCAGGTCAATGCATCCATTCTGGTAGTTGCAGATTTTGGACGATATCCCAGGAATTTATCTTCCCTTAGCAAAGATGTCGTTGCACCTTATGTGCATGTTGTGGATTCTTTTCTCGATGATGATCTTCCTGATCCATTTGAATCTCGTCCTACTCTTCTTTTCTTTCGAGGAAGAACTGTTAGGAAAGAT GAAGGAATTGTTCGGTCCAAATTGAAAAAGATTCTCAAAGGCTATGACGATGTGCACTATGAAAATAGCATGGCCTCTGGAGAAGGAATAAAAGCA TCCTCTAAAGGCATGCGGTCATCCAAATTTTGCCTGCACCCTGCTGGCGATACTCCCTCTTCATGCCGTTTGTTCGATGCCATTGTAAGTCACTGCGTCCCTGTAATCGTCAGTGATCGGATTGAGCTCCCATTCGAGGATGAGATTGATTACAGtgaattctctcttttcttctctgtgGAAGAAGCCCTTCGGCCTGGTTACATGGTCAATCAACTCCGCAACATCCAGAAGGATAAATGGATGGATATGTGGAAAAAGTTGAAGAGCATCACCCGCCACTATGAGTTCCAGTACCCCACAAAAAGCGAAGATGCTGTGAACATGATATGGCGGCAGGTGCGTTATAAACTTCCTGCGGCCAACCTCGCGGTGCATCGGAGCAGGAGGTTGAAGATCCCTGATTGGTGGAATCAAAGAAGACGATAG
- the LOC122055735 gene encoding probable arabinosyltransferase ARAD1 isoform X2, which translates to MAEKKLLASIAFVVVVLFSFSVLFSSDLRSPLSSFASSFSSPRCAGGWERTPPLNVYMYDLPPRFHIEMLGGGAGDRGGGFPRWPRTSGLKRQHSVEYWMMASLVPGGSAGGRAEAVRVSDGEAADVFFVPFFSSLSFNTHGHNMTDPDTEIDRQLQIDLLDILKKSKYWERSGGRDHVIPMHHPNAFRFLRDQVNASILVVADFGRYPRNLSSLSKDVVAPYVHVVDSFLDDDLPDPFESRPTLLFFRGRTVRKDEGIVRSKLKKILKGYDDVHYENSMASGEGIKASSKGMRSSKFCLHPAGDTPSSCRLFDAIPFGLVTWSINSATSRRINGWICGKS; encoded by the exons ATGGCGGAGAAGAAGCTTCTCGCCTCCATCgccttcgtcgtcgtcgtcctatTCTCATTCTCCGTCCTCTTCTCCAGCGATCTCCGATCCCCCTTATCCTCCTTCGCCTCGTCCTTCTCTTCCCCCCGCTGCGCCGGCGGCTGGGAACGGACTCCGCCGCTCAATGTCTACATGTACGACCTCCCGCCTCGATTCCACATCGAGATGCTCGGGGGTGGAGCCGGAGATAGGGGCGGAGGGTTCCCGCGGTGGCCGCGCACGTCGGGGCTCAAGAGGCAGCACAGCGTGGAGTACTGGATGATGGCGTCGCTTGTGCCCGGCGGGAGCGCGGGCGGGCGCGCCGAGGCGGTTAGGGTTTCTGATGGGGAGGCTGCGGATGTGTTCTTTGTGCCCTTCTTCTCGTCGCTTAGTTTCAACACTCATGGGCATAATATGACCGATCCGGACACGGAAATTGATCGACAACTACAG ATTGACCTCCTAGATATTTTAAAGAAATCCAAATACTGGGAACGCTCAGGGGGTCGTGACCATGTAATTCCTATGCATCATCCAAATGCTTTCAGATTTTTGCGGGATCAGGTCAATGCATCCATTCTGGTAGTTGCAGATTTTGGACGATATCCCAGGAATTTATCTTCCCTTAGCAAAGATGTCGTTGCACCTTATGTGCATGTTGTGGATTCTTTTCTCGATGATGATCTTCCTGATCCATTTGAATCTCGTCCTACTCTTCTTTTCTTTCGAGGAAGAACTGTTAGGAAAGAT GAAGGAATTGTTCGGTCCAAATTGAAAAAGATTCTCAAAGGCTATGACGATGTGCACTATGAAAATAGCATGGCCTCTGGAGAAGGAATAAAAGCA TCCTCTAAAGGCATGCGGTCATCCAAATTTTGCCTGCACCCTGCTGGCGATACTCCCTCTTCATGCCGTTTGTTCGATGCCATT CCCTTCGGCCTGGTTACATGGTCAATCAACTCCGCAACATCCAGAAGGATAAATGGATGGATATGTGGAAAAAGTTGA